GACACCAGTTTCGGGGAAAATCGTAAAAATTTTAAAGCAAAAAGATGAAGTTGCAAAAGTAGGTGAAGCCATTGCTATTTTAGAAATTGAAGGAGAAGGCACAGCTTCAGAAGAAGTGAAAACTGAAACTCCGGCAGCGACTCCGGATGCTGAAACTTTAAAAGCGATTGAAGAGCCTTTACAAACAGTGGCTGCTTCAAACGTAGAATTCTCAGGAGATCTTTACTTATCTCCACTTGTAAAATCTATTGCACAACAGGAAAAAATTTCTGAAACTGAACTGAAATCTATCAAAGGAAGCGGTTTAGAAGGAAGAATCACAAAAGAAGATATATTAGCTTATGTTGCTAACAGAGGAAGCCAGCCAGCTCAGGCAGCTCCTGTACAGGCAGCAGCATCTACTCCAAAACCAGCCGTATCTGCTCCGGCAGCTACCATTCCGGTAAGTGCAGGTGATGAGATCATTCCTATGGACAGAATGAGAAAGATCATCGCTGAAAACATGGTAAAAGCTAAACAAATTGCTCCACACGTTACTTCTTTCATTGAAACAGACGTTACCAACGTTGTAAAATGGAGAAATAAAAACAAAGCAGTATTCGAAAAACGTGAAGGTGAAAAACTTACGTTTATGCCTATTTTCGTAAAAGCTGTAGTGAAAGCAATTCAGGATTTCCCAATGATCAATGTTTCTGTAAATGGTGAAAACATCATTAAGAAGAAAAACATCAACATTGGTATGGCTACTGCTCTTCCGGACGGAAACCTTATTGTTCCTGTGATCAAAAATGCAGATCAGTTATCATTATCCGGACTTGCAAAAGCAATCAACGATTTAGCGTACAGAGCAAGAAACAAAAAATTAAGACCAGAAGATACTCAGGGTGCAACGTATACAATCTCTAACGTAGGAAGCTTCGGAAACCTTATGGGAACACCAATTATTCCTCAACCTCAGGTAGCTATTTTAGCCATCGGAGCGATCGTTAAGAAGCCTGCAGTTCTTGAAACAGCTGACGGTGATGTAATCGCGATCAGAAACTTAATGTTCATGTCTCACTCTTATGACCACAGAGTGGTAGACGGGTCTTTAGGAGGAATGATGCTGAAACATGTTCACGACTACCTTGAAAACTGGGATCTGAACACAGAAATATAAGTAATGAGTAATCAGCGATAAGTAATTTTGTTGATTTTAAATACTAAACCTTCGATTTAATCGGAGGTTTTTTTGTTGGAAAAAAGGTCTACAATGTAACAGAGGCCATCACTCAGTTGTCTTATATGAAAAGTATAACCTTGAACTATCAACAAATGAAACATATCCTTCTTGCAGCATTTGCATTACACATTTCCACAACGGCTTTTTCACAGCAAACCAATCAGTCTAAAATGATTGACAGCTATGTAAAAGAGGCCATGAAAAACAATAAAATTCCTGGATTAGCTGTTGGAATTATAAAAGATGGTAAAGTAATTTTCGAGCAATATTATGGAACCGAAAATCTGGAAGATCTAAAAAAAGTAAGTCCAACTTCAATGTTCAGGATATACTCTACTTCAAAATTAACAGCCAATGTCGGCATTTTCCAACTGATTGAGCAGGGAAAGCTATCTTTGGAAGATAACGTCTCCAAATATGTTGAAAATTTTCCCAAAGAGTGGCAGGAAGTAAAAGTAAAAAACCTGTTAACGCATTCTTCCGGAATTCCAAATTTTATCGCTTTCGAAGATATTCCGGTGAGTGATTCCAATGCAAAAGTGATTGAACGTCTTTCCAAAGAAAAAATGGAATTTAAAACAGGAAATGAATTCAGATACAATCAAACAAATTATATGCTTCTCACCATGATTATTGAAAAGATTACGGGGCAGTCTTTTGATAATATTATCATTAATAATCAATTTTCAGACACAAAAAATCAGGTCTATTTCTCATCAAATTCTCTTGAGCAGATTCCCAACAGGGTCCAGAAATACAACTACAACAACGAAAAAAAACAGTACGAAAAAACTCCATTTGACAACGGTGTAAGGTCCCATTCCGGAAATGGGTTAGCTATTACCCTTCCTGCTTTTTTACAATGGAGCAACCATCTTAGCAAAAATGATTTGTTGAATCAAAAAATGATGGAAATGATGTGGAAACCCTTTGATTACGGCAACAAAAAAGATGTTTTTGCTTACGGCTGGGAGATCAATAGAGCGAATAATATTCCGTCTTATGGTTTTTCCGGTGGAAACGTTAGTGCTTACAGGATTTTCCCACAAAATAATATGGCCATTATTATGATGTCGAACGGGTATAATTTTTTCCCGGCACAGTATCATATTGTTAATCATGTTGCAGCCATCATTGATAAGAATCTTACAGATGCTTATTCTCTTGCTGAAGAATCTATTATTGCCGGATTTGCCCAAACCCACAATCCAAACGCAGAAAAAAACTACTATGCTGTTAAGTCCAAAAATCCCAAATGGGATTTTGACGGAACATTGAATAACATTGGCTATATTTTAATGGGAAATTCAAGAATTGATGAAGCAATTAAAGTTTTTGAACTCAACGCGAAAGAACATCCACAATCCGGAAATGCTTTCGACAGCCTGGGAGAAGGATATTTCAATGCTAAAAACTATCCTTTGGCGCTAAAAAATTATAAAAAATCTCTCGAACTAAACCCTCAAAACACCAATGGTTCTGATATGATTAAGAAAATAGAAGATCTTATGACTCAGAAAAATTAATTAAAATTGACATTCATTCAATACATAAAGTCCTGACGAAAGTCGGGATTTTTTTATTTAATTCAAGCTTTCTTTGTTTTACTAAAAACTGGCAATATTTGATTTTTAAATTTAATAATAATTCAAATAAAACAAGAAATAGATGCTAATTCAATAATTAAAATTAGTTAATTTGGTGTAATAATCACTTTCTTGGAAGTTTAAGGTATTAGTAGTAATTTTATAACAAATATTATTTGAAAATAGATACTGATTATAGAAGATCGCGTATTTTTACATCTCTAAACTAACAAATGCTGAAAATTTTCACCCTTATAAAAAAATCCCTCAAAAATTCCTTCGATAATATCCGGAATGAGCAACTGAAAAACAATCTTCTTCAGGCGATTCCTTTTTGGATAGGCTCTGTGATTACAGGTTTTTTTGCCGTTTTGTACGCACAGGTATTTGCCTGGGGTGAACATCTGATGAATTTTATATTTGACTGGCATGCATGGATGATTTTTATTATTGCTCCTATTGGATTTGTAGTATCCTGGTGGCTGGTGAAAGAATTTGCTCCCAATGCCAAAGGAAGTGGTATTCCACAGGTGATGGCAGCTGTAGAACTGGCTAACCCAAAAGAACACCGGAAGATCCGAAATCTGTTAAGCATTAAAATCATTTTTTTCAAAATATTATCTTCTGTTATTCTGGTGATCGGAGGAGGTGCAGTAGGACGTGAAGGTCCTACGATTCAAATTGCAGGCTCTGTTTTTAGAAAAGTAAACGAATATCTTCCGGAATGGTGGCCAAAGATTTCTAAGAAAAACATGATTATGACAGGCGCGGCGGCCGGACTGGCAGCAGCGTTCAATACTCCACTTGGGGGAATTGTTTTCGCTGTGGAAGAGCTGTCCAAAACGCATATCAATTACTTTAAAACAGCATTATTTACAGCCGTTATCATTGCTGGTCTTACTGCACAAACATTGGCTGGGTCTTATTTATATCTGGGATATCCGAAGACCAATGATGTTTCCTTAATGGTGATGTTTCCAATCATGCTGGTTGCTGGTATTGCTGGTATTCTGGCTAGTCAGCTTTCGGTTACTATGCTTAAAATCAACAGTTGGAAGAAGAAAAAATTAAAGACAGATAAAGCCAATGTCGTTTTCCTGATCATTTGCGCTTTAATTATTGCTTCAATCGCTTATTTCATTAATAGAGAAGTTTTAGGTTCCGGAAAAGAAATCATGGAGCGGGTTCTTTTCACCAAAGATAAACACGAAGACTGGTATGTGCCAATTCTGAGGATGCTGGGTCCTGCCCTTTCTTTTACTTCGGGAGGTGCCGGCGGAATTTTCGCTCCGGCTCTTAGCGCAGGAGCAAGTATAGGTTCTGTTATTTCAGGAATCATTCATTTAACTCCTAACGAAACCAATGTGGTGATCCTTGCAGGAATGGTAGCTTTTCTTACCGGAATTACAAGAGCCCCGTTTACTTCAGCCATTATTGTTCTGGAAATGACGGATAGACATTCATTGATATTCCATCTTATGCTTGCCGGAATGGTATCTTCCATTGCTTCTATCCTGGTGAGCAGACATTCTTTGTATGATGTTTTGAAGGTGAATTTTCTAAAGGAGTTGAGAGAGAAAGATTAGCCTTAAGATTGCTTTTGCTTAAAAAAGACTGATGATAATTATTTAATGAGAAGATATTTCTATTCAATTTTCTCCAGTACTCTTGCATATAAGAAATATATTTTCTAATTTTGCACCTCGAAATAATTAACAAATTTTTTAACATTATGAACAATTACGAAACTGTTTTCATTTTAACTCCCGTTCTATCTGAGGCACAGGTAGAGGAAGCAGTGAACAAGTATGTAGATCTTATCAAAGAAAAGAACTGCGAAATCGTTGCTAAAGAAAATTGGGGATTGAAAAAGTTAGCTTACCCTATCCAATTGAAAAAGAATGGGTTCTATACTTTAATCGAATTTAAAGGAGAAGGTACTGTAGTAGCTGATTTAGAATTAGCATTTAAGCGTGACGAAAGAGTAATCCGTTACCTTACTACAAAACTTGACAAGCATGCTATTGAGTATGCTGTAACAAGAAGAGCTAAAGTAAAAGCAGCTAAAGCTTAATTATTAACCCTATTTTTTAAAAAAGACAAGACATGGCAATAGATGAAATGGCTAAACAAGCCTCTGCAGGAGGAGAATCAGAAGTAAAATTCCTTACTCCGCTTGATATCAATACAAAATCTGAAAAGAAATATTGTAGATTCAAAAAATACGGAATTAAGCACGTTGACTACAAAGATGCTGATTTCTTATTACAATTTGTAAACGAGCAAGGTAAAATCTTACCAAGAAGATACACTGGAACATCTTTAAAATACCAAAGAAAAGTTTCTGCTGCTATCAAAAGAGCAAGACACCTTTCTTTACTACCTTACGTAGCTGACTTATTGAAATAAGACAAAAAATAAATAAAAGAAGAGATCTCCCTCTTCTTTTGTTGCTGAATAAATAATTAATTCTAACTTGATTTTAGATTACTCTAAAATCCCAAAAAAGGACAACAACAATGGATATCATCCTAAAACAAGACGTAGAAAACTTAGGACTTGAGTTTGATACAGTAAGCGTAAAGCCAGGTTATGCTAGAAACTTTTTACTTCCTCAGGGAATTGCACTTTTAGCTACACCTAAAAACAAAGCAGCTCTAGAAGCTACTTTAGAAGCTAGAAAAGAAGAAGAAGCTAAATTAATCGCTGCTGCTAATGCTGTAGTTGAGCAATTGAAGAAAACTTCTATCACTATCCCTGCAAAAGTAGGTTCTGGTGACAAATTATTCGGATCTATCAACAATGCAGATCTTTCTGCTGCTCTTGCTAAAGCTGGAGTTTCTGTAGAGAAGAAATACATCAAAATTCCAGGGAACACTATTAAGAGAACTGGTAAAGTAACAGCTAACATCAGATTACACAGAAACGTTGAGTACAATTTCGAATTCGATATCGTATCTGACGCTCCAGTTGTAGCTGCTCCTGCTGCTAAGAAAGAAGAAGTTAAATCTGAAGAAGCTTAATCTAAGCAACTGAGATTTTCTCACAATACAGACCACTTCAATTTATTGAGGTGGTTTTTTTATTGAACTACCCCGTCTTTTTGCTTTGCAAAAATCCACCCCTTCAAGGAAGGGGAATATAGGAAATCTTAATTGATATTATGCATACAATAAACTTCCTCCCAGATTCACATCGTCCAAATACAACATAAGAGAGATCAAAGGATCTTATTACGTATTACAAAACCTGCACTTCACAACTCTCCTACTCTAAAACCCTCCAACCCAACTACCGGTTTCCCCTCAGTTTCCGCTGATATTCCGTAGGAGCAATACCAATAATCTTTTTAAAAATATTGCTAAAAGAAGACAGGCTGTTGTACCCCACCATCATCGCTATTTCGTACATGTTGTACTTATCTTCCAGCATCAGTTCAAGTGAGCGCGTAATTCTTAATGCTCTTAGAAACCGAACGTAATTCATGCCCAGAATCTCTTTAAATTTCCTGGAGAGGGTTCTTGTGCTCATTCCGAATTCTTTTGCCGTAGATTCAATAGTAAGAGGCTTTTCAAGGTTAGCATGAATATATCTTGCAATCTTCAGTAAGGTTTCATCTTTTGGAAAAGGATGTTGTATGGGAAATGCAAGATGCTTGTATTCTTTCTCTTGTAAAACACCTTTCAGCGCTTTGAGAAAAAAATATTTAGACGTATCATTTTTTGTGATTTTCCCATCCCATTCTTTAGTATACAAAATCATCTCTCTGAGCAAATCATTGACAGAATAAATGTTAATTTCATCAAAGAAGCCATTTTCACCTTCTTCTTTTTTAAAATAAAAATTATATAAATCCACTTTAGGACTGGTAGAAAAAATATAATGAGGGGTTCCGGCAGGAATCCACATAAAACATCTTGCGGGAAGGTACCAATGTTTCTGATCCGTAAAGACATGTACAATACCGCCTTCTGCATAAACTAACTGAGCAGAACTGTGGTAATGAATCTCTGTGGTTACATTTCCGGTAAGAACATGATAAACATAAAATTCGGTATCATCTTCTTCTACTTCTTTAAAATGCCTGTTGTTCATCCCTTAAAGGTAAGAAGAATTTTCAAATTGGCGTAAATGAGCAAATCTTTTTCTGTTTTCACAAATAGAGTCTGTGGCTAGTGATCGTAACTTTGCTGCATCAAAATCATTTTAGCAAAAATCCTTTAATTAATTTATGAATATCATATTAAACGCATGCCGGTATATGTGCATGGCGTTATGCTTATTATTGAGCAACATTTTACACTCACAGATGATAGATTACCAGCATCTCGGCTTACAGCAAGCTGTAGAGATTGGTCTGAAAAACAACAAAAACATACAGATAAGCCATCTGAAAAATGAAATGTCCGTTACCAAAGAGAAAGATCTCAAAATGGAAAAACTTCCGGATATTGAGTTTCATACCAGCTACAATCAGGTAACTAACCTGTTTCAGCATCAAAATGGCGTATTTAATAAGGCCACTAAATATGATGTAATCAATGGAATGTATGACTTTACCTTATCTGCTTCCATTCCGGTGTATATGGGTGGCAAAATCAAAAATACAGAGAAGAAAGCGGCTATTGATACTGAAATTTCAGCTTTAAAAACGCATTTGGATGAGAGACAGCTTAAAATGGCTATCATTACTGCTTTTCTGCAGATTCATCACTTAAAAGAACAGCAGAGTCTTATTAATGATAAAATGAAGGAAGATTCTGTCAATATTAAGCAAGTAAAAGCTCTGAAGGCCAACGGTGTTGTTACTGTAAATGAAGTCTTAAGAACCTCGCTACAGCTTTCTAATCATAAAATGAGCTGGACAGAACTGGATAATAATATTCAGATTGCGGAGCATAAACTGAAAACGATTCTCTCGCTTCCGGAAAGCCAGGAAATGCATGTGAATACGGAAGATCTTATTTCAGACAATGCTTCAATTCCTTATATTAATGATTTGACAGAAACAGCTTTAATGAAAAATGAATCTGTTGATATCACTCACAAAAATCTTTCACTGAAGGAACTGGATCAAAAAATTACCAAAGCGAATTATTTACCCAAAATTACAGCTGGCGGAGAATATTTTTTAAAGTATCCGAATATGATGTTTTTTCCTCCCGAACCTTATGCATATCGTTTGGGAATGGTGGGTGTAAACCTTACCTATCCTATCGAAAATCTGTACAAAAACAAATACAGAATGCAGGAAGCAAGAGAAAACATTGATTTGGCTAAGCTTCAAATAGAGGAAAACGAGGAAAATGTAAGACATAATGTGTATGAGGCTTATAAAAAGTTTGAAGAAACAGACCAGAAGGTAAAAATTGCTGAAGAAGCCATTAATCAGGCTAAGGAAAACTACCGTATCGTAAGAACGAAGTACGCCAACAAGTTAAGCCTTATCACAGAACTGATAGACGCCGACAATACTTATCTGGAAGCTGAATCTAATCTTATTTCCGTAAAAATCAACAGACAACTTAAATATTACCAACTCCAATATACGATTGGGAACTTATAAAAACTATGGCACAGAAACAATTGACACAAAAGGAAAAAAGAATCAACAAGTCCATTACTTTACTGGCCTGGATCCTGATCATCAGCGGAATCACAGGGATGTTCAGCTTTTATCTTTTTTCCAGAAAAAATGTTACTACGAATGATGCGCAGATTGAGCAATATATAACGCCTGTATCCAGTAAGATTTCAGGTTTCATCAAAACGATAAGGTTTAACGAAAATCAGTTTGTACATAAAGGGGATACATTAATCGTCATAGACAACAGAGAATTTGTGAATCAGGTACATATGGCAGAAGCTAATCTTCATGCCAATACAGCAACCATCAGCACAATTGAAAGCGGTGTCAGTACCAAAGAAAGTGATACCAAGATCATTGATGCTAAAATTGCTTCCGCAAAAATTGATATCTGGAGAACAGAACAGGATTATAAAAGATATAAAAACCTTTTATCCGAAGATGCTGCTACAGAACAGGAGTTTGAGAATGTAAAAGCTTCTTATGAGCAATCAAAAGCCAATCTTTTGGCACTAGAGCAACAGAAAAATGCAGTAAGAGCCGGAGCTAATGAGCAGCAGACAAAAGTTGCCCCCGTGAAAAGCCAGATCCAGCAGAGTTCTGCAAGTCTTAACAATGCTAAATTGTATCTTTCTTATACAGTCATTACGGCTCCTTATGACGGATGGGTGGGAAAAAAGACCATTCAGGAAGGACAGCTGATTAAGGAAGGTCAGACTCTGGTTCAGATCGTAAGCAAAGAAAAATGGATCATCGCCAATTATAAGGAAACACAGCTTGGACAGATTGATCAGAGCAAGGAAGTCATCATAACCGCAGATGCTTATCCCGATGTGGAATTTAAAGGAAAAATACTTTCTGTTTCACCAGCTTCAGGATCTCAGTTTTCATTGGTAAAGCCAGATAATGCAACCGGAAACTTTGTGAAAATCGAGCAGAGATTTCCTGTGAAAATTATTCTGGATAACAATAAAGACAACGAAAAACTGCTTTCCGGAATGAATGTTCTGGTGAGTGCGAAGAAGATATGAGGGTTGGAGGGTTTTAGAGTTTTAAAGTTTTAGAGTTTTAGAGTTTTAGAGTTTTAGAGTTTTAGAGTTTTAGAGTTTTAGAGTTTTAGAGTTTTAGAGTTTTAGAGTTTTAGAGTTTTAGAGTTTTAGAGTTTTAGAGTTCAAAATTAACTTCTGATCAACCTATCTCAAATTTACAATTAAATTATTTTTTTAGCGAAAAGGCAAACTGCAAAATAGCGAATCTGCAAATTTTTTCTTAAAGCATATTTGCCATTTTACCTTTTACTTATTTACACCTTTGCCCTTTGTCTTTTCGCATTTTTGCTTTTCATAAAATTATGCAGCATAATACAGTTTATCATAAATGGGTACCACAATGGCTGAAACTGCCACTTCTGATACTGGCATTGTTTCCCCACCTGATGTTGTTGTCGCTTTTACATTCAAACAGCGCCTTCACATCTTCTTTTATGGATGCAGATTCAGATGACATCCAGTATTTAATGATTTTGATGTACGGGACATTTGTGGTTACCCTTTTAGTTTTACAGCGGTTTATGGCCTATTTCAGCGTTAAATATTATGTTTTGCTGATGGCTTCCATTTCCGTTATTATTCTTTACGTCTTGTCAGTGACTCATGATTATCATGTTATATTGGTGATCCGGTTTTTAGAGGGAATTTTCGGATTGTTGGAAGGCGCTATTTTTCTGCCTTTGATTATTGCTGAATTAAAAACAAAACATGCCAAAGTTTTAGCCTATCTTTTTATGTATACAATTATGCTGACTGGAGGAACCATTACCACTTCCCTCCTAAAATCAAGTATTGAAGATTACGATTTTCAGCATATGATCCTGATGATGGTCTATTTTCATGTATTTGTATTGATTATTGGGATCGCCCTGTTCAACAGAAACAGATTTTTCCCTAAAAAACCTTTGTATCAATTGGATATTACCAGCTGGTTTTTACTTTGGGTCTGTCTGCAGGCGGGCGGTTATGCTATTATTTATGGGAAAAGATTGATGTGGTTTGAATCTGACACCATTATCATGTGTCTGTTTATCTTTCTTCTTTCAGGGGGATTATTTATGCTTAAACAAAGAAATTCTAAAAGACCATTGTTTCATTTCGAAGTTTTCAGTTCAAAAAATGTAATTGTAGGGATGATTCTGTTTTTTATTTTTTATCTGATCCGCTCCGGACTTAATAACGTCTACAGCATCATGGCTACGGTATGGAAATGGCCTTGGGATTATATTGTCAATATCCAGTACTGGAATGTCGCGGGAACTCTTTTGGGAATAGTATTATCGGGAATCTGTCTTGTTCGCGGAATTTCTTCAAGAATTGTTTTCTTCACAGGATTTCTTTTACTGGCCATAGATTGTGCCTGGTTTACGTATACTTTTTATCCTGATACTACCCTTTCCACAATCTGTCCGCCTTTATTTCTGCAGGGAGTTGCTCAGGGATTATTATTTACACCGCTTGTTTTCTTTTTGATTTCAAAAACTCCGGAAGAATATGTATCCAATGCTACAGCGTTAGGAACCACAACCCGTTTCTGGACCACCGCTATCGGTTATGCTCTGATGCAGAATCTGATGCTTTTTTTAACATTAAAACATTCTGATACACTCAGCGCGAATTTTACAGACACTAATCCTCTTTTTTACAGCCAGTGGAGTCAAATTTTCGGGGCTAATATTTCAAAACTGTCAGTTAATGATTCTTTATCCATGACTGCTGGAGCTTTTAAAGCCAAAATAACAGCTCAGTCTATTCTCCTTTCCAATATGGAAATTTTCACAGGATTATTCTGGCTGGCGCTTGTTACAGCAATTGGTCTGTTGCTTTACCATCCTGTAAAAATAGCAGTGAGGAATATTATGTAAAAGAAAGCTTCCTTTTTAAAGTTTTTTGGCCGATTTATTGTTCGTATTTCAGACCGCAATATTGCGCAGATGACTACGTTTAATATAAAAGTCCACCCATGGAAATTGAAAGTATTTTACTGAAACAAACAGATTTTTTCAAGACCCAGCAGACCAAGAGCCTTGCTTTCCGGAAAATGTATCTTGAAAAGCTTAAAAGTCTTATTATTTCTAATGAGAATATGCTGTGTGAAGCCATTAACAAAGATTTTGGAAAATCAAAATTTGATACTTTCACTACAGAATTATCTTTTATTCTGAATGATATCAGTTATTATATCAAAAACTTAAAATCCCTTTCAAAGCCTAAAAAAGTAAGCACCAATCTCGCCAATCAATTGGGAAGCAGTAAAATTTATGCAGATCCACTAGGTTGTGTATTGGTCATTGGAGCCTGGAATTATCCTTATCAGTTATCCCTTTCTCCCATTATTGCCGCCATGGCTGCAGGAAACTGCTGCATTCTTAAGCCCAGTGAAATTGCTGAAAATACCATGAAAACCATGGCATCTCTCATCAATGAAAACTTTCCGCCAGAATATCTGTATGTATATGAAGGAGGTATTGAGGAAACGACTGCTCTTTTACAATTGAAATTCGACAAAATATTCTTTACGGGAAGTACAAAGGTCGGAAAGATTGTATACAAGGCAGCTGCAGAACATCTTACCCCCGTAACCCTTGAATTAGGCGGAAAATCTCCGGCTATTGTCACAAAAAATGCCAATCTCGATATCGCAGCTAAAAGAATTGTGTGGGGAAAATTCCTCAATGCCGGACAAACCTGTGTAGCTCCCGATTATCTTTTGGT
The nucleotide sequence above comes from Chryseobacterium sp. 7. Encoded proteins:
- the rpsR gene encoding 30S ribosomal protein S18, whose product is MAIDEMAKQASAGGESEVKFLTPLDINTKSEKKYCRFKKYGIKHVDYKDADFLLQFVNEQGKILPRRYTGTSLKYQRKVSAAIKRARHLSLLPYVADLLK
- a CDS encoding HlyD family secretion protein translates to MAQKQLTQKEKRINKSITLLAWILIISGITGMFSFYLFSRKNVTTNDAQIEQYITPVSSKISGFIKTIRFNENQFVHKGDTLIVIDNREFVNQVHMAEANLHANTATISTIESGVSTKESDTKIIDAKIASAKIDIWRTEQDYKRYKNLLSEDAATEQEFENVKASYEQSKANLLALEQQKNAVRAGANEQQTKVAPVKSQIQQSSASLNNAKLYLSYTVITAPYDGWVGKKTIQEGQLIKEGQTLVQIVSKEKWIIANYKETQLGQIDQSKEVIITADAYPDVEFKGKILSVSPASGSQFSLVKPDNATGNFVKIEQRFPVKIILDNNKDNEKLLSGMNVLVSAKKI
- a CDS encoding TolC family protein, with the translated sequence MIDYQHLGLQQAVEIGLKNNKNIQISHLKNEMSVTKEKDLKMEKLPDIEFHTSYNQVTNLFQHQNGVFNKATKYDVINGMYDFTLSASIPVYMGGKIKNTEKKAAIDTEISALKTHLDERQLKMAIITAFLQIHHLKEQQSLINDKMKEDSVNIKQVKALKANGVVTVNEVLRTSLQLSNHKMSWTELDNNIQIAEHKLKTILSLPESQEMHVNTEDLISDNASIPYINDLTETALMKNESVDITHKNLSLKELDQKITKANYLPKITAGGEYFLKYPNMMFFPPEPYAYRLGMVGVNLTYPIENLYKNKYRMQEARENIDLAKLQIEENEENVRHNVYEAYKKFEETDQKVKIAEEAINQAKENYRIVRTKYANKLSLITELIDADNTYLEAESNLISVKINRQLKYYQLQYTIGNL
- a CDS encoding helix-turn-helix domain-containing protein, producing the protein MNNRHFKEVEEDDTEFYVYHVLTGNVTTEIHYHSSAQLVYAEGGIVHVFTDQKHWYLPARCFMWIPAGTPHYIFSTSPKVDLYNFYFKKEEGENGFFDEINIYSVNDLLREMILYTKEWDGKITKNDTSKYFFLKALKGVLQEKEYKHLAFPIQHPFPKDETLLKIARYIHANLEKPLTIESTAKEFGMSTRTLSRKFKEILGMNYVRFLRALRITRSLELMLEDKYNMYEIAMMVGYNSLSSFSNIFKKIIGIAPTEYQRKLRGNR
- the rplI gene encoding 50S ribosomal protein L9, which gives rise to MDIILKQDVENLGLEFDTVSVKPGYARNFLLPQGIALLATPKNKAALEATLEARKEEEAKLIAAANAVVEQLKKTSITIPAKVGSGDKLFGSINNADLSAALAKAGVSVEKKYIKIPGNTIKRTGKVTANIRLHRNVEYNFEFDIVSDAPVVAAPAAKKEEVKSEEA
- the rpsF gene encoding 30S ribosomal protein S6; the protein is MNNYETVFILTPVLSEAQVEEAVNKYVDLIKEKNCEIVAKENWGLKKLAYPIQLKKNGFYTLIEFKGEGTVVADLELAFKRDERVIRYLTTKLDKHAIEYAVTRRAKVKAAKA
- a CDS encoding chloride channel protein, which codes for MLKIFTLIKKSLKNSFDNIRNEQLKNNLLQAIPFWIGSVITGFFAVLYAQVFAWGEHLMNFIFDWHAWMIFIIAPIGFVVSWWLVKEFAPNAKGSGIPQVMAAVELANPKEHRKIRNLLSIKIIFFKILSSVILVIGGGAVGREGPTIQIAGSVFRKVNEYLPEWWPKISKKNMIMTGAAAGLAAAFNTPLGGIVFAVEELSKTHINYFKTALFTAVIIAGLTAQTLAGSYLYLGYPKTNDVSLMVMFPIMLVAGIAGILASQLSVTMLKINSWKKKKLKTDKANVVFLIICALIIASIAYFINREVLGSGKEIMERVLFTKDKHEDWYVPILRMLGPALSFTSGGAGGIFAPALSAGASIGSVISGIIHLTPNETNVVILAGMVAFLTGITRAPFTSAIIVLEMTDRHSLIFHLMLAGMVSSIASILVSRHSLYDVLKVNFLKELREKD
- a CDS encoding MFS transporter — translated: MQHNTVYHKWVPQWLKLPLLILALFPHLMLLSLLHSNSAFTSSFMDADSDDIQYLMILMYGTFVVTLLVLQRFMAYFSVKYYVLLMASISVIILYVLSVTHDYHVILVIRFLEGIFGLLEGAIFLPLIIAELKTKHAKVLAYLFMYTIMLTGGTITTSLLKSSIEDYDFQHMILMMVYFHVFVLIIGIALFNRNRFFPKKPLYQLDITSWFLLWVCLQAGGYAIIYGKRLMWFESDTIIMCLFIFLLSGGLFMLKQRNSKRPLFHFEVFSSKNVIVGMILFFIFYLIRSGLNNVYSIMATVWKWPWDYIVNIQYWNVAGTLLGIVLSGICLVRGISSRIVFFTGFLLLAIDCAWFTYTFYPDTTLSTICPPLFLQGVAQGLLFTPLVFFLISKTPEEYVSNATALGTTTRFWTTAIGYALMQNLMLFLTLKHSDTLSANFTDTNPLFYSQWSQIFGANISKLSVNDSLSMTAGAFKAKITAQSILLSNMEIFTGLFWLALVTAIGLLLYHPVKIAVRNIM
- a CDS encoding serine hydrolase, which gives rise to MKHILLAAFALHISTTAFSQQTNQSKMIDSYVKEAMKNNKIPGLAVGIIKDGKVIFEQYYGTENLEDLKKVSPTSMFRIYSTSKLTANVGIFQLIEQGKLSLEDNVSKYVENFPKEWQEVKVKNLLTHSSGIPNFIAFEDIPVSDSNAKVIERLSKEKMEFKTGNEFRYNQTNYMLLTMIIEKITGQSFDNIIINNQFSDTKNQVYFSSNSLEQIPNRVQKYNYNNEKKQYEKTPFDNGVRSHSGNGLAITLPAFLQWSNHLSKNDLLNQKMMEMMWKPFDYGNKKDVFAYGWEINRANNIPSYGFSGGNVSAYRIFPQNNMAIIMMSNGYNFFPAQYHIVNHVAAIIDKNLTDAYSLAEESIIAGFAQTHNPNAEKNYYAVKSKNPKWDFDGTLNNIGYILMGNSRIDEAIKVFELNAKEHPQSGNAFDSLGEGYFNAKNYPLALKNYKKSLELNPQNTNGSDMIKKIEDLMTQKN
- a CDS encoding dihydrolipoamide acetyltransferase family protein, which codes for MAEYKLLLPSMGEGVMEATIITWLFNEGDNVKEDDSVVEIATDKVDSDVPTPVSGKIVKILKQKDEVAKVGEAIAILEIEGEGTASEEVKTETPAATPDAETLKAIEEPLQTVAASNVEFSGDLYLSPLVKSIAQQEKISETELKSIKGSGLEGRITKEDILAYVANRGSQPAQAAPVQAAASTPKPAVSAPAATIPVSAGDEIIPMDRMRKIIAENMVKAKQIAPHVTSFIETDVTNVVKWRNKNKAVFEKREGEKLTFMPIFVKAVVKAIQDFPMINVSVNGENIIKKKNINIGMATALPDGNLIVPVIKNADQLSLSGLAKAINDLAYRARNKKLRPEDTQGATYTISNVGSFGNLMGTPIIPQPQVAILAIGAIVKKPAVLETADGDVIAIRNLMFMSHSYDHRVVDGSLGGMMLKHVHDYLENWDLNTEI